The Bacteroidales bacterium sequence GCTTTGTCAAAATAATTAAGTAATCCGAAATGCATTGGTAAACCGGCACGAAGAATTGTAGCCAAAACAGGCTGAGCCTTTAATACAGGAACATTTGCTATACCCAAAGGTGTTTTTACAGCTTTGTTTTCGTATTCTAATTCTTTACTTATTTCATAGGCAAATATTTCGGCAACTCTCTCAAGATTTTTCCTGAATCTTAAACTATCCTTTTGAATTTTTTCATCACGGATTTCGGCAATATATTGGTTAAATAATGAATTTTCTTTACTAAGTATTTTTATCATGATTTTTATAATTTGGATTTTAATTATCAATAAAAAATTATCAATTTTTGTAACCGTTCACACTTTATTTTTATAAGTCCCAAGTTCCAAATTCCAAATTCCAAGTCCCAAAAGCGTAAATCACTTTGTTTGTTATTCTTGGAATTTTCATAGTTTATTAATATATGGACACAAGAATTATTTTTAGAGATTCCCTTTAGTTCTTCTGATGGTTCTTGCACCAAATATGAACATTTTTTAACATATCCAAGAGACAGGTGATTGAATATTCGCAGGAAATAGTTTGATTTACGTATTTCTTTTAACGATATGTCTATTTTAGTCTTGGCATCAGGTTTTGTTGGAGAACCCTGCGATTCTTCATAATTAACTCCGCTTGATGTTGCTGCTTTGACAATCTGCCGTTTCATATTCATTGTTTCTATTGTATTTTTTACAGTACGAAGATATAAAATTACATGAATTACAAATTTCAGTAATCTTTCGCAAATATCATTTTTTTATACATTTTTGTTCTTTTTTCCTTGAAATTTGGGGCTTGGGGCTTGGAATTTGGGACTTTAAATTTCATATTTTTAACTGTGAACGCTTACCAATTTTATTACAACATTCCTTCATCGGCAAAACTGTAATAACCATCACTTGAAATTATCAGATGGTCTAATATTTTAATATCCAGCAATTGACAAGCATTTTTTAATTTATTTGTGATTTTAATATCATTTTCACTTGCCGATAAATTTCCAGATGGATGATTATGACATAATATAAGCGAAGATGCAAGTTTTTCAATAG is a genomic window containing:
- a CDS encoding four helix bundle protein, with product MCERLLKFVIHVILYLRTVKNTIETMNMKRQIVKAATSSGVNYEESQGSPTKPDAKTKIDISLKEIRKSNYFLRIFNHLSLGYVKKCSYLVQEPSEELKGISKNNSCVHILINYENSKNNKQSDLRFWDLEFGIWNLGLIKIKCERLQKLIIFY